A single genomic interval of Arachis duranensis cultivar V14167 chromosome 7, aradu.V14167.gnm2.J7QH, whole genome shotgun sequence harbors:
- the LOC107458970 gene encoding protein PAF1 homolog: MYYPPNQYSQYNQQQPPLPPSSPPPSASMPPPPPPSSPPPPASASLQSQRNEERQSHDRSKGKLKEASTSARGIPHKQQKPMPMKKSNGPPGRAETEEERRLRKKREFEKHRQQLKDSQNSVLPKTQVSGKGHGSVIGSRMGEKRTTPLLSGERIENRLKKPTTFLCKMRFRNELPDPSAQPKLMAFKKDKDEYAKYTITSLEKMYKPKLFVEPDLGIPLDLLDLSVYNPSSVRPPLEPEDEELLRDDEVVTPMKKGGIKRKERPTDKGVAWLVKTQYISPLSMESTKQSFTEKQAKELREMKGRNILENINNRERQIKEIEASFEAAKSHPVHATNKDVYPVEILPLLPDFDRYDDQFVVAAFDNAPTADSESYNKLDKSTRDAHESQAIMKSYVASGLDPANPEKFLAYMVPAPGEMSKDIYDENEDVSYSWVREYHWDVRGDDAHDPTTYLVSFDESEARYLPLPTKLVLRKKRAREGRSGDEVEQFPIPSRVTVRRRPNAAAIELMDSEAYANTKGGDVEMDDDDDMEEQHRVANVMQQQDNYQSSGAEDDIYD, encoded by the exons ATGTACTATCCTCCTAATCAATACTCTCAGTACAATCAGCAGCAGCCACCACTGCCTCCTTCTTCGCCACCGCCCAGTGCATCTATGCCACCACCACCTCCCCCTAGTTCACCACCACCTCCTGCTTCAGCTTCTTTGCAAAGTCAAAGGAACGAGGAAAGGCAATCGCATGATCGCAGTAAAGGGAAGCTGAAGGAGGCTTCAACTTCCGCCAGAGGCATTCCTCATAAACAGCAGAAGCCAATGCCAATGAAGAAATCGAATGGGCCTCCTGGGAGAGCTGAGACGGAGGAGGAAAGGAGgttgagaaaaaagagagaatttgAGAAGCACAGGCAGCAGCTGAAGGATTCACAGAACAGTGTTCTGCCAAAGACTCAGGTATCTGGGAAGGGGCATGGTTCGGTTATAGGGTCACGGATGGGAGAAAAGAGGACTACTCCTTTATTGAGTGGTGAAAGGATTGAAAATAGGTTGAAGAAGCCAACTACATTTCTATGCAAGATGAG GTTCCGAAATGAACTTCCAGATCCAAGTGCACAACCCAAGCTAATGGCATTCAAGAAAGACAAAGATGA ATATGCAAAATATACGATCACATCCCTGGAGAAAATGTACAAACCCAAGCTTTTTGTGGAGCCTGATCTTGGGATACCTTTAGACCTGCTTGATCTCAGTGTTTACAA TCCTTCCAGTGTTAGACCACCCCTTGAACCAGAAGATGAAGAACTGTTGCGAGACGATGAAGTTGTTACTCCAATGAAAAAAGGTggcataaaaagaaaagaaagacctACTGACAAAGGTGTTGCATGGCTTGTCAAAACACAGTATATATCTCCTCTAAGCATGGAATCGACAAAACAG TCTTTTACTGAAAAGCAAGCAAAGGAACTGAGAGAGATGAAGGGTCGCAATATTTTGGAAAATATTAACAACAGGGaaagacaaataaaagaaatagaagcatCATTTGAAGCGGCTAAATCACATCCCGTTCATGCAACTAACAAAGATGTGTATCCTGTTGAGATTCTGCCGTTGCTGCCTGATTTTGATAG GTACGATGATCAGTTTGTTGTTGCGGCATTTGATAATGCTCCTACAGCTGATTCTGAAAGCTACAATAAGTTGGACAAATCTACACGTGACGCCCATGAGTCGCAG GCAATTATGAAAAGCTATGTTGCATCGGGTTTGGATCCTGCAAATCCTGAGAAATTCTTAGCTTATATGGTCCCAGCACCTGGAGAG ATGTCAAAGGATATATATGACGAAAACGAAGACGTCTCATATTCTTGGGTCCGCGAATATCACTGGGAT GTACGGGGCGATGATGCACATGACCCTACGACGTACTTGGTTTCATTTGACGAGTCAGAGGCACGCTATTTG CCTCTTCCTACAAAGCTTGttttaagaaaaaagagagCCAGAGAGGGAAGATCTGGTGATGAGGTTGAACAATTTCCAATACCTTCAAGAGTGACTGTAAGACGACGGCCGAACGCAGCTGCAATTGAACTGATGGATTCTGAG GCTTATGCAAATACGAAGGGAGGGGACGTAGAAATGGATGATGACGACGACATGGAAGAGCAACATAGGGTTGCTAATGTTATGCAGCAGCAGGATAATTATCAGTCTAGTGGAGCAGAAGATGACATCTATGATTGA